The genomic DNA ctgctttatttctgcttttatcaccaaaagttgtttttttttcccctgctttatttcacctttttattccctttatttttatatgtgttGTCATTATTGGCTGGTTCTGGAGGGCtgtgctttcattttccttcagcGTTTTCTTAGGCAAAATCTGGGTTATTATCCAAGAGAAAAGGCTCCTGTGGTTTGATCCAATCTCCCAAGAATTCCAAGTTCACCTCCATGCGGTTAAAAGaatcctccctcttcccccatCACCCAGGGAggatgaaaacaaaaacaagttattttttttttcaatgatcTCCTgccaaaaaatctgaaattaaatctCAAAACCCCCTCTGTGTGTGCCACTGTCACTTCTGCTGGTGCCTTGCTTGTACAGAATGACAAATGTACAGACACACCCTGTATATGTTTGTATATATCCAaaagttttatctttttttaacttttttttttttttttctgcaaggaGAAAAATCCCTTGCTgggtaggggaaaaaaaaaaaaaaaaaagtggaatgAAAATTGTAGTTTTTATGTTcataataaaagaaattttatctCCTATGAGCAAAACAGAGTCCTTCACATTTCAGGAGTGGGAAAATGCCTCAcacatcatttttttttctggttagaAAGAATTAGGTGGAGGTGAACCACAGTATCAGCCAGGAAtacaaaaataaagctttaaaCAGCGTAAAAACTCCAATTTTTAGGacaagaaaaattccaggaagCCAAATCTTGCTTCAAAACCTTGGACCAAAAAGGAACAGTTGTGACACAAAAAGTCGCGCTGGGAGAGCTCCTGAAAGTGGGAATTGGACAAATAAATTTTGGTTTTCTGGCTAAAATTGTGCTGCAGGTGAAATTTGCTAGAtaaacaggttaaaaaaaaagcagaaaattggaAGAGGAGTGGAGCTGGAATGACAGCCAGAGGGATTTTGTCTCTCCAAGCTCTctctgggattgggatcagacACATCCATGTGTGGGAGGGTTTGGAAACACAGAAATCAAAAGTCTGAGGGGGAAACAGCTGCCACAACAGCAGGAACTTTCTGTTTCAGGCCACGGTTATTTTTGTGGCCAGATTCTCACTTCAAGCACtttattgttgttgttctgCAAttgagaatatttttgtttcagcagggaaagagccaaaatgcaaaaatgcaaaaatgcacCTGGTGAGGCCTGGCTGGGACAGGCCTTCCCCTCAGGCTGTTATTTTGGGCACAAAGACATTAAAAACTCTCTGAGGGTACAAAAACCACCTGAAtattcctcatttttcctcagGTTGTGGAGGACTGGATGTGAGGGGAAAGCGGGGGGCGAGCGCCAGGAaaatctgaggggaaaatgggaacgCTCATTCCCGGCGCTGAGGAAATGGAGGAGCTGCCCTTTGGCTGTGCCTGTTTGGCTCCTTGCCTGCCTCAGGAAGGGctggattttgagggaaaagtgaggaaatccatggaaaaaggGGTGATGAGCTGAGGGGGGGTggttttcaaggtttttttcaaggttttttccAAGGTTTTCAAACCCCTCAGGCGCTCGCTTCTCATCCAAAGGGATCATGGagagatttgttttcctgtgggATCAAGAagttcaatttttattttttttttcccccagcaggatttgggagagatttgtgaggggaaaagctggaaaattgATGGGTTGAGATgatttaatagggaaagcaaaggaaaacaaagagttTAATCCCTGCTTCCCACAGGGGCCTCCAGTAGAGCAAGGCCTCATCCAAGGCCTTCAGCATGGAATTCATCATGGAATGACTGGAAAATCATGGAGTGGAGCCTGTGACTTGTCCAAATATCACCCaattcctccctttccccctcatTTTATACCCCAACCATGATCTGGAATATCTTTTGGGTCTGTTTGTGTGTCCCTCACAACTTCCCAACTTCTCCctcaggaaaggcaggaaaggCCCCggctctgtgcaagccctgACCAGCAATGACCAAAAAAATATCCCAGTGTTAACCAAAATATTCCAATGTTAACCAAAATACCCCAATATTAACCAAAATATCCCAATATTATTGACCTTgagttcagcacaaatccaaaatacagccCTATTCCAGACTCTGGGAAGGAAATGCCTGGGTTTGAAAAGATTCTTTTTGGCTattactttactttattttattattttagtttattaGGATTTTTTCAACTTATTGTactttaattttgattttatttcagttcaTTAGTTTATATTTCATCTTCAATACATTTATTTCAATACATTAAATACATAATACCTTCAatacatttaaaacatattaaaatattttaaaacatcttcaaactactttaaaacaaattctAGAGTTAACTTTCTTCTCAAGTGCCTGGAATGGGGCTGGTTTTGCACTTGTACTGAGCACGGGGTTGAAAATATTGAGCTGTTTTTGCTACAGCTGAGCAGAActcatttaaaacatttaaaatatttgatttattaaaCCTGGTGGTACAGGTGAGTGTCTCCAGAGGAAGGAGGTTGTGGCTCTTCAGCTCTGGTACAACTTCAGGTAGGCCTCTCTGCCCTGATTTTTCCGGAAATTTTTATCCACAGTCAtctaaaaaaaccacaacttttCATTAATAACAACGAAAATGCTCCAGAAAATGAAGGGGTGAGACCTAAATCTGTGCtttaaatgagattttcttTCCGGCAGAGCCACACGAGACAGTGGAGACCCCACTTTGCTCCCTTTGGGTGTGGAAACTTCCAGAGGAAATTTCTGAATAAAAGGTTTGAAGGGTTTTGCAAACAGGCATTTTCTGAGAGAAAATCACTTTGTATATCGTgaccagagcagggaaaaataccaaaaaatcgTGCAAAATGTGaagtaaaaaggaaatttcctctctcaggagcagcagaggacaACAGAACAGTGAAAATGGGaagtgaaaaggaaattttttctctcagaagcACTGAGGTAGGAAAGGATAACAAAACATGgaggaaatgggaaataaaaaagaaatttcctccctcagaagcaggaaaggaaaacaaaacaatgaaaatatgaaGTGAAAAGGAAATTTGCTGTCTCAGATGCTTTGAGCAAGGAATAACATCCCCTCATCGCCATCCTTACCTTCTGGACCTGCATCTTCACCATCCTCCGGGgtagtgctggcactgcagcccAATCTGGAGCCCCAAACTTCATCGGCCAAGTGACTTTTCTGCCTATAGGCTGATCTATGTTGTAATTTCCAGGCCTAAAGGAAACAGGCAGCAGATATCTCAATTTTTGGAGCTGGTTTTGGAGTTTGTGATTCCAGAATTTATCTCTGTGGTCATGGAAAATGCAATTATTCCTTAATAGCAACAATAATGCCTCAGAAAAGGAAGATGTGAGACAGCATCAAGAGGCTTGGCCTGGGCTTTGAAGCAGGTTTTGTTTCCAGCAGGGAAAGATCCATGGGAATTCCATGCTGTGGTGTCTCAGTCATTGTTCTAAGCTAAAGCCTAAAGCAGGGGGAGCTTTTTggagataaaatatttctttttggagataaaaagctttttttggAGATCAGATGCTTTACAGGGAactccatccccatctcccaTTTGTacatttctccctgccaggacTCCTGCTCATTGTGAGAACAAGATTTAAATTACCCAGGGAACAAATCCTTATCCAGAAGCCTGGTTGGGAATCGTGGGCtgctggaggaaaagggaaCACGGGCAGGCTGGCACCTCCTCTCTTCCCCCAGGAAGGGCTGGTACGCAGCAGGGCCAGGCGTCACCGTCTGCAGGGACAAAAACCCCTCAGGATGGAGCATTTCAtgccaaaaattcccacattctcagagcagcagccaggtggGCGTCACAGCCTTGCTGGGGGAATATTTTGGctgcttttcccctcttttttggCCCTCTCCTTACCTGAGTCTTCCACTGGAAGCGCGGGGCTGTCCTGGCTCCCATCACGTACCCCCTGCTGCTCATGGGTCGGGTGCTTATGGAAGATTTGAGGATGTTTGACTGGAGTTTGAAAGCCAAAATGATTTATTGACATTTTAAAGGCCCCCGTTTGCTGGGCAGGATTATCTGAGCAGCAAAAGTTATTCCTAATAATTCCCTTAATTCCTCACTATTGCAGAGCCTCGGGTGGGAAAGGAGATAATTCGTTTTTCCAGGTGGATGTGGGACATCCTGCAGTGGGTTTGCAGGGCAAGTGTGGCTCTATCACTCCTGTGCCTTCTCTAAAGGAGCCCCGAGATGAAAGAACAGCTCACCTCTGGCCCCAGGTAACAGCCTGGCCCCAGGAAAGGGCTTCCCCGCATCCCTGGCATCTCGATTCCCAGCCTGTCTGGGGCAAAGTAGTAGGGGAACATTTTCCGGTCTTGGGTTGTCCCAAAGGAGATGTGCTTGTCCACAGCTGggggacaggcacagggaaaTGCCACCAGTGggataaacaagaaaaaaagacagaaaagagagaaaagagtgaTCATGTGCTGCTTTCTGCATTCATCTCCCAGGTGGGAACCTCCCTCAGCCCTGGATATTTGGGAGGGCTCTGCCTGTCCGAAGCCACAAAGGGCTGATTTTCCCCAGCCCGAGCAGGGAATTGGGATCTGAGATCGCTGGGGAAGCTGATGCCATGGGGGAAgtgaaggagaagaaaacacagcCCCCCTGGGTGCCCCCACCTCAGCCAGCTCTCACCTTTTGGGTTGTGCCCTGCTGccatcctgccctgccagaGCTTCCTGGGATGGGAATTGCGTGCTCAGTTGCTACAGCCGCGGAGCAGGGGGATGGAAGCACGGGCAGGGGGCTGGGAAAAGCCGAGGATTTGGCATTTCCCTGTGGAATGTGCTGGGCTGGCCTCGGGGAGCAGCCTGAGGTTGTGATGTCGTAGACTTGAGGATGTGACAGCAGTTCCCTGGAGATGTGGCAACAGTTCCTTGGAGGTGTGACAACAGTTCCCTGGAGATGGGACAACAGTTCCTCTTTTGGTTTCCAAGTGGCTGCCAGGGCATGGCAGGAAAAAATCCCTGGCTTGGATGAAGTCCAAACCCTTCCCCAAGCAAAAGTGTCAACATCCTGAGAGAATCAGGAAGCAACAAAATATAAAGGACAAAAAGAGTTGAAGCAGGAAGTGGTTGGTTTTGCGTAAAGCTTTATTTAATCATTCTCATTTTTGTGTGCAATGGGATCAGAGGGATCACTGGGCTGGAACGGGGTCAGGATCTCCATGGCCAGTCCCCACCATCGgcactgcagctcctcctgcactcCCACTGCCAcctgcacctccagcagctgcagggatgtgAGGACTGCGCCGTGCAGAGCTCTTGCAGCCTGAAAAGAAAGCAGGATTTTCCTTGGGGAAGGGAAGATGTAATGccacctcctccctgccccCCTTCCACGGCCCCACGGCATTCCCAGCACCGCGGCCTTTGGGGCACAAACCCCGTGTCCCTCCCTGCATCACTCACGGCACATTCACAGCCCCAGGCCCTTCTTCAGGGTGGAGATCAGGGGGTATTTGCCCTCGTGGCAGAAGGTGCCAGTGAAGTCATCCAGGTCGATGGTCCACACCATGGCACCTCCAAAGTTGTTCTGCTTCAGCCAGTCCACCTGTATGGAGGAAAATCCCGGTGAGCCCCAGGAACTGATCCCACAGGAGGCTCCAGCcttgtcccagcacagccccgcTGCCCCAGACCTTGAGGCTGAAGCTCTTGACGTTGTCGTAGCCGACCCATTCGCTGCCCTTGTAGGCGTAGGGAACATCCTCAGGGGCATCCCAAGCCTGGGTGGCTCCAGAGCTCAGGAAGGTGCagatctgggaaaaaaaatgtgagcCAGGTTAGGAATTCTGCTCTGGAAATATCCAGCAGTATCCGGGCTGCCCTTGCAGTGCCAGGGATGAGTTCCACACACACCTCGTAGTAAGCCAAGAGCCCGGCCTCCCTGGTGTAGGGTCCCGCGGGGCCAGGCCCGGAGGTTGGGGCTCCGATG from Poecile atricapillus isolate bPoeAtr1 chromosome 23, bPoeAtr1.hap1, whole genome shotgun sequence includes the following:
- the CIMAP3 gene encoding protein pitchfork, producing MAAGHNPKAVDKHISFGTTQDRKMFPYYFAPDRLGIEMPGMRGSPFLGPGCYLGPESNILKSSISTRPMSSRGYVMGARTAPRFQWKTQTVTPGPAAYQPFLGEERRCQPARVPFSSSSPRFPTRLLDKDLFPGPGNYNIDQPIGRKVTWPMKFGAPDWAAVPALPRRMVKMQVQKMTVDKNFRKNQGREAYLKLYQS